The proteins below are encoded in one region of Pongo pygmaeus isolate AG05252 chromosome 20, NHGRI_mPonPyg2-v2.0_pri, whole genome shotgun sequence:
- the CCER2 gene encoding coiled-coil domain-containing glutamate-rich protein 2, translating to MLPRGPASELLLLLLLLRLLLLGAATAAPLTPRPSKEELTRCLAEVVTEVLTVGHVQRGSCTALLHKELCGIEPHGCASTEEKGLLLGDFKKQEAGKTRSSQEVRDEEEEEVAERTHKSEVQEQAIRTQGHHQLHQEEDEKEEKEDEEEKEERKRGPVETFEDLWQRHLENGGDLQKRVAEKASDKETTQFQAEEEGVRVLGGDHSLWQGAERGGGERHEDSPHPHHHHHQPEAEPRQEKEEASEREEKEVEQLEHLRDELKKVTETLGEQLRREG from the exons ATGCTGCCCCGAGGGCCAGCCtctgagctgctgctgctgctgctgctgctgcggctGCTCCTGCTGGGGGCAG CCACCGCTGCTCCCCTGACACCGAGACCCTCCaaggaggag CTGACCCGCTGTCTGGCAGAGGTGGTCACAGAGGTGCTGACGGTGGGCCACGTCCAGAGAGGATCCTGCACTGCTCTTCTCCACAAGG AGTTGTGCGGGATAGAGCCCCACGGCTGTGCGTCCACCGAGGAGAAAGGCCTGCTGCTTGGGGATTTCAAGAAGCAGGAGGCTGGGAAGACGAGGTCCAGCCAGGAGGTgagggatgaggaagaggaggaggtagCAGAGAGGACCCACAAGTCTGAGGTCCAGGAACAAGCCATCCGCACGCAAGGGCACCACCAGCTCCACCAGGAGGAGGacgagaaggaggagaaggaggacgaggaggagaaggaggagaggaagagggggcCCGTGGAGACCTTTGAGGACCTGTGGCAGCGGCATCTAGAGAATGGAGGGGACCTCCAGAAGCGGGTGGCAGAGAAGGCCAGTGACAAAGAGACGACCCagttccaggcagaggaggagggggtGCGGGTGCTGGGTGGGGACCACAGCCTGTGGCAGGGGGCCGAGAGAGGCGGAGGAGAGAGGCACGAGgactcaccccacccccaccaccaccaccaccagccagaggctgagcccaggcaggagaaggaggaggctTCGGAGAGGGAG GAAAAGGAGGTGGAGCAGCTGGAGCACTTGAGAGACGAACTGAAGAAGGTGACAGAGACGCTGGGGGAGCAGCTCAGGAGGGAGGGCTGA
- the SARS2 gene encoding serine--tRNA ligase, mitochondrial isoform X1, with amino-acid sequence MAASLARRLWPLLTRRGLRRRGGCISNDSPRRSFATEKRNRNLLYEHAREGYSALPQLDIERFSACPEEAAHALELRKGELRSADLPAIISTWQELRQLREQIRSLEEEKAAVTEGVRALLANQDSGEVQQDPKYQGLRARGREIRKELVHLYPREAQLEEQFYLQALKLPNQTHPDVPVGDESQARVLHVVGDKPVFSFQPRGHLEIGEKLDIIRQKRLSHVSGHRSYYLRGAGALLQHGLVNFTFNKLLHRGFTPMTVPDLLRGAVFEGCGMTPNANPSQIYNIDPARFKDLNLAGTAEVGLAGYFMDHAVAFRDLPVRMVCSSTCYRAETNTGQEPWGLYRVHHFTKVEMFGVTGPGLEQSSQLLEEFLSLQMEILTELGLHFRVLDMPTQELGLPTYRKFDIEAWMPGRGHFGEVTSASNCTDFQSRRLHIMFQTETGELQFAHTVNATACAVPRLLIALLESNQQKDGSVLVPPALQPYLGTDRITAPTHVPLQYIGPNQPRKPGLPGQPAACPSQDVFPASQATTLQVSLDFYLISTSTSLATLATPPSEYFQNLARHSGSRL; translated from the exons ATGGCTGCGTCCTTGGCGCGGCGCTTGTGGCCTTTGCTGACTCGTCGGGGGCTCCGGCGCCGGGGAGGCTGCATCTCCAACGATAGTCCAAGGAGAAGTTTCGCTACAGAGAAACGAAACCGGAACCTCCTGTACGAGCATGCGCGCGAGGGCTACAGTGCACTCCCTCAGCTGGACATAGAGCGGTTCTCCGCATGCCCAGAAGAGGCCGCACACGCCCTGGAGCTCCGCAAGGGGGAGCTGCGCTCGGCGGACCTGCCCGCGATC ATCTCGACATGGCAGGAGCTGAGGCAGCTGCGGGAGCAGATCCGGAGCCTGGAGGAAGAGAAGGCAGCTGTGACTGAGGGAGTGCGGGCCCTGCTG GCAAACCAGGACAGTGGTGAAGTGCAGCAG GATCCCAAGTACCAGGGTCTGCGGGCACGTGGCCGGGAGATCCGGAAGGAGCTTGTTCACCTGTACCCCAGGGAGGCCCAGCTTGAGGAGCAGTTCTACCTGCAGGCGCTGAAGCTGCCCAACCAGACCCACCCAGACGTG CCCGTCGGGGATGAGAGCCAGGCTCGAGTGCTCCACGTGGTCGGAGACAAGCCAG TTTTCTCCTTCCAACCTCGGGGCCACCTGGAAATTGGCGAGAAACTCGACATCATCCGTCAGAA gcGCCTGTCCCACGTGTCTGGCCACCGCTCCTATTACCTGCGTGGGGCTGGAGCCCTCCTGCAGCACGGCCTGGTCAACTTCACATTCAACAAGCTTCTCCACCGG GGCTTCACCCCCATGACGGTGCCAGACCTTCTCCGCGGAGCAGTGTTT GAAGGCTGTGGGATGACACCAAATGCCAACCCATCCCAAATTTACAACATCGACCCTGCTCGCTTCAAAGATCTCAACCTGGCTGGAACAgcggaggtggggcttgcag GCTACTTCATGGACCACGCCGTGGCCTTCAGGGACCTGCCAGTCAG GATGGTTTGCTCCAGCACCTGCTACCGGGCGGAGACGAACACGGGACAGGAACCCTGGGGGCTGTACCGAGTACACCACTTCACCAAG GTGGAGATGTTTGGGGTGACAGGCCCTGGGCTGGAGCAGAGCTCACAGCTGCTGGAGGAGTTCCTGTCCCTTCAGATGGAGATCTTGACAGAGCTGGGCTTGCACTTCCG GGTCCTAGATATGCCCACCCAGGAACTGGGCCTCCCCACCTACCGCAAGTTTGACATTGAGGCCTGGATGCCAGGCCGAGGCCACTTTGGAGAG GTCACCAGTGCTTCCAACTGCACAGACTTCCAGAGCCGCCGCCTCCACATCATGTTCCAGACCGAGACTGGGGAGCTGCAGTTTGCCCACACG GTGAACGCCACCGCCTGTGCTGTCCCCCGCCTCCTCATCGCACTCCTGGAGAGTAACCAGCAAAAG GATGGCTCAGTGCTCGTgccccctgccctccagccctACCTCGGCACTGATCGTATCACAGCCCCTACCCACGTGCCTCTCCAGTACATCGGCCCCAACCAGCCCCGGAAGCCTGGGCTGCCTGGCCAGCCTGCT GCATGCCCATCCCAGGACGTTTTCCCAGCTTCCCAGGCCACAACCCTTCAGGTTAGCCTCGACTTTTATCTCATATCCACATCCACTTCATTAGCAACCCTGGCAACACCGCCTTCAGAATATTTCCagaatctggccaggcacagtggctcacgcctgtaa
- the SARS2 gene encoding serine--tRNA ligase, mitochondrial isoform X4, which yields MAASLARRLWPLLTRRGLRRRGGCISNDSPRRSFATEKRNRNLLYEHAREGYSALPQLDIERFSACPEEAAHALELRKGELRSADLPAIISTWQELRQLREQIRSLEEEKAAVTEGVRALLANQDSGEVQQDPKYQGLRARGREIRKELVHLYPREAQLEEQFYLQALKLPNQTHPDVPVGDESQARVLHVVGDKPVFSFQPRGHLEIGEKLDIIRQKRLSHVSGHRSYYLRGAGALLQHGLVNFTFNKLLHRGFTPMTVPDLLRGAVFEGCGMTPNANPSQIYNIDPARFKDLNLAGTAEVGLAGYFMDHAVAFRDLPVRMVCSSTCYRAETNTGQEPWGLYRVHHFTKVEMFGVTGPGLEQSSQLLEEFLSLQMEILTELGLHFRVLDMPTQELGLPTYRKFDIEAWMPGRGHFGEVTSASNCTDFQSRRLHIMFQTETGELQFAHTVNATACAVPRLLIALLESNQQKLHARAPGPRGPPLLCPCCLRVSH from the exons ATGGCTGCGTCCTTGGCGCGGCGCTTGTGGCCTTTGCTGACTCGTCGGGGGCTCCGGCGCCGGGGAGGCTGCATCTCCAACGATAGTCCAAGGAGAAGTTTCGCTACAGAGAAACGAAACCGGAACCTCCTGTACGAGCATGCGCGCGAGGGCTACAGTGCACTCCCTCAGCTGGACATAGAGCGGTTCTCCGCATGCCCAGAAGAGGCCGCACACGCCCTGGAGCTCCGCAAGGGGGAGCTGCGCTCGGCGGACCTGCCCGCGATC ATCTCGACATGGCAGGAGCTGAGGCAGCTGCGGGAGCAGATCCGGAGCCTGGAGGAAGAGAAGGCAGCTGTGACTGAGGGAGTGCGGGCCCTGCTG GCAAACCAGGACAGTGGTGAAGTGCAGCAG GATCCCAAGTACCAGGGTCTGCGGGCACGTGGCCGGGAGATCCGGAAGGAGCTTGTTCACCTGTACCCCAGGGAGGCCCAGCTTGAGGAGCAGTTCTACCTGCAGGCGCTGAAGCTGCCCAACCAGACCCACCCAGACGTG CCCGTCGGGGATGAGAGCCAGGCTCGAGTGCTCCACGTGGTCGGAGACAAGCCAG TTTTCTCCTTCCAACCTCGGGGCCACCTGGAAATTGGCGAGAAACTCGACATCATCCGTCAGAA gcGCCTGTCCCACGTGTCTGGCCACCGCTCCTATTACCTGCGTGGGGCTGGAGCCCTCCTGCAGCACGGCCTGGTCAACTTCACATTCAACAAGCTTCTCCACCGG GGCTTCACCCCCATGACGGTGCCAGACCTTCTCCGCGGAGCAGTGTTT GAAGGCTGTGGGATGACACCAAATGCCAACCCATCCCAAATTTACAACATCGACCCTGCTCGCTTCAAAGATCTCAACCTGGCTGGAACAgcggaggtggggcttgcag GCTACTTCATGGACCACGCCGTGGCCTTCAGGGACCTGCCAGTCAG GATGGTTTGCTCCAGCACCTGCTACCGGGCGGAGACGAACACGGGACAGGAACCCTGGGGGCTGTACCGAGTACACCACTTCACCAAG GTGGAGATGTTTGGGGTGACAGGCCCTGGGCTGGAGCAGAGCTCACAGCTGCTGGAGGAGTTCCTGTCCCTTCAGATGGAGATCTTGACAGAGCTGGGCTTGCACTTCCG GGTCCTAGATATGCCCACCCAGGAACTGGGCCTCCCCACCTACCGCAAGTTTGACATTGAGGCCTGGATGCCAGGCCGAGGCCACTTTGGAGAG GTCACCAGTGCTTCCAACTGCACAGACTTCCAGAGCCGCCGCCTCCACATCATGTTCCAGACCGAGACTGGGGAGCTGCAGTTTGCCCACACG GTGAACGCCACCGCCTGTGCTGTCCCCCGCCTCCTCATCGCACTCCTGGAGAGTAACCAGCAAAAG CTTCACGCCCGGGCCCCTGGACCCCGGGGTCCACCTCTTCTCTGTCCTTGCTGCCTCAGAGTCAGTCACTGA
- the SARS2 gene encoding serine--tRNA ligase, mitochondrial isoform X2: protein MAASLARRLWPLLTRRGLRRRGGCISNDSPRRSFATEKRNRNLLYEHAREGYSALPQLDIERFSACPEEAAHALELRKGELRSADLPAIISTWQELRQLREQIRSLEEEKAAVTEGVRALLANQDSGEVQQDPKYQGLRARGREIRKELVHLYPREAQLEEQFYLQALKLPNQTHPDVPVGDESQARVLHVVGDKPVFSFQPRGHLEIGEKLDIIRQKRLSHVSGHRSYYLRGAGALLQHGLVNFTFNKLLHRGFTPMTVPDLLRGAVFEGCGMTPNANPSQIYNIDPARFKDLNLAGTAEVGLAGYFMDHAVAFRDLPVRMVCSSTCYRAETNTGQEPWGLYRVHHFTKVEMFGVTGPGLEQSSQLLEEFLSLQMEILTELGLHFRVLDMPTQELGLPTYRKFDIEAWMPGRGHFGEVTSASNCTDFQSRRLHIMFQTETGELQFAHTVNATACAVPRLLIALLESNQQKDGSVLVPPALQPYLGTDRITAPTHVPLQYIGPNQPRKPGLPGQPALHARAPGPRGPPLLCPCCLRVSH, encoded by the exons ATGGCTGCGTCCTTGGCGCGGCGCTTGTGGCCTTTGCTGACTCGTCGGGGGCTCCGGCGCCGGGGAGGCTGCATCTCCAACGATAGTCCAAGGAGAAGTTTCGCTACAGAGAAACGAAACCGGAACCTCCTGTACGAGCATGCGCGCGAGGGCTACAGTGCACTCCCTCAGCTGGACATAGAGCGGTTCTCCGCATGCCCAGAAGAGGCCGCACACGCCCTGGAGCTCCGCAAGGGGGAGCTGCGCTCGGCGGACCTGCCCGCGATC ATCTCGACATGGCAGGAGCTGAGGCAGCTGCGGGAGCAGATCCGGAGCCTGGAGGAAGAGAAGGCAGCTGTGACTGAGGGAGTGCGGGCCCTGCTG GCAAACCAGGACAGTGGTGAAGTGCAGCAG GATCCCAAGTACCAGGGTCTGCGGGCACGTGGCCGGGAGATCCGGAAGGAGCTTGTTCACCTGTACCCCAGGGAGGCCCAGCTTGAGGAGCAGTTCTACCTGCAGGCGCTGAAGCTGCCCAACCAGACCCACCCAGACGTG CCCGTCGGGGATGAGAGCCAGGCTCGAGTGCTCCACGTGGTCGGAGACAAGCCAG TTTTCTCCTTCCAACCTCGGGGCCACCTGGAAATTGGCGAGAAACTCGACATCATCCGTCAGAA gcGCCTGTCCCACGTGTCTGGCCACCGCTCCTATTACCTGCGTGGGGCTGGAGCCCTCCTGCAGCACGGCCTGGTCAACTTCACATTCAACAAGCTTCTCCACCGG GGCTTCACCCCCATGACGGTGCCAGACCTTCTCCGCGGAGCAGTGTTT GAAGGCTGTGGGATGACACCAAATGCCAACCCATCCCAAATTTACAACATCGACCCTGCTCGCTTCAAAGATCTCAACCTGGCTGGAACAgcggaggtggggcttgcag GCTACTTCATGGACCACGCCGTGGCCTTCAGGGACCTGCCAGTCAG GATGGTTTGCTCCAGCACCTGCTACCGGGCGGAGACGAACACGGGACAGGAACCCTGGGGGCTGTACCGAGTACACCACTTCACCAAG GTGGAGATGTTTGGGGTGACAGGCCCTGGGCTGGAGCAGAGCTCACAGCTGCTGGAGGAGTTCCTGTCCCTTCAGATGGAGATCTTGACAGAGCTGGGCTTGCACTTCCG GGTCCTAGATATGCCCACCCAGGAACTGGGCCTCCCCACCTACCGCAAGTTTGACATTGAGGCCTGGATGCCAGGCCGAGGCCACTTTGGAGAG GTCACCAGTGCTTCCAACTGCACAGACTTCCAGAGCCGCCGCCTCCACATCATGTTCCAGACCGAGACTGGGGAGCTGCAGTTTGCCCACACG GTGAACGCCACCGCCTGTGCTGTCCCCCGCCTCCTCATCGCACTCCTGGAGAGTAACCAGCAAAAG GATGGCTCAGTGCTCGTgccccctgccctccagccctACCTCGGCACTGATCGTATCACAGCCCCTACCCACGTGCCTCTCCAGTACATCGGCCCCAACCAGCCCCGGAAGCCTGGGCTGCCTGGCCAGCCTGCT CTTCACGCCCGGGCCCCTGGACCCCGGGGTCCACCTCTTCTCTGTCCTTGCTGCCTCAGAGTCAGTCACTGA
- the SARS2 gene encoding serine--tRNA ligase, mitochondrial isoform X3 → MAASLARRLWPLLTRRGLRRRGGCISNDSPRRSFATEKRNRNLLYEHAREGYSALPQLDIERFSACPEEAAHALELRKGELRSADLPAIISTWQELRQLREQIRSLEEEKAAVTEGVRALLANQDSGEVQQDPKYQGLRARGREIRKELVHLYPREAQLEEQFYLQALKLPNQTHPDVPVGDESQARVLHVVGDKPVFSFQPRGHLEIGEKLDIIRQKRLSHVSGHRSYYLRGAGALLQHGLVNFTFNKLLHRGFTPMTVPDLLRGAVFEGCGMTPNANPSQIYNIDPARFKDLNLAGTAEVGLAGYFMDHAVAFRDLPVRMVCSSTCYRAETNTGQEPWGLYRVHHFTKVEMFGVTGPGLEQSSQLLEEFLSLQMEILTELGLHFRVLDMPTQELGLPTYRKFDIEAWMPGRGHFGEVTSASNCTDFQSRRLHIMFQTETGELQFAHTVNATACAVPRLLIALLESNQQKDGSVLVPPALQPYLGTDRITAPTHVPLQYIGPNQPRKPGLPGQPAVS, encoded by the exons ATGGCTGCGTCCTTGGCGCGGCGCTTGTGGCCTTTGCTGACTCGTCGGGGGCTCCGGCGCCGGGGAGGCTGCATCTCCAACGATAGTCCAAGGAGAAGTTTCGCTACAGAGAAACGAAACCGGAACCTCCTGTACGAGCATGCGCGCGAGGGCTACAGTGCACTCCCTCAGCTGGACATAGAGCGGTTCTCCGCATGCCCAGAAGAGGCCGCACACGCCCTGGAGCTCCGCAAGGGGGAGCTGCGCTCGGCGGACCTGCCCGCGATC ATCTCGACATGGCAGGAGCTGAGGCAGCTGCGGGAGCAGATCCGGAGCCTGGAGGAAGAGAAGGCAGCTGTGACTGAGGGAGTGCGGGCCCTGCTG GCAAACCAGGACAGTGGTGAAGTGCAGCAG GATCCCAAGTACCAGGGTCTGCGGGCACGTGGCCGGGAGATCCGGAAGGAGCTTGTTCACCTGTACCCCAGGGAGGCCCAGCTTGAGGAGCAGTTCTACCTGCAGGCGCTGAAGCTGCCCAACCAGACCCACCCAGACGTG CCCGTCGGGGATGAGAGCCAGGCTCGAGTGCTCCACGTGGTCGGAGACAAGCCAG TTTTCTCCTTCCAACCTCGGGGCCACCTGGAAATTGGCGAGAAACTCGACATCATCCGTCAGAA gcGCCTGTCCCACGTGTCTGGCCACCGCTCCTATTACCTGCGTGGGGCTGGAGCCCTCCTGCAGCACGGCCTGGTCAACTTCACATTCAACAAGCTTCTCCACCGG GGCTTCACCCCCATGACGGTGCCAGACCTTCTCCGCGGAGCAGTGTTT GAAGGCTGTGGGATGACACCAAATGCCAACCCATCCCAAATTTACAACATCGACCCTGCTCGCTTCAAAGATCTCAACCTGGCTGGAACAgcggaggtggggcttgcag GCTACTTCATGGACCACGCCGTGGCCTTCAGGGACCTGCCAGTCAG GATGGTTTGCTCCAGCACCTGCTACCGGGCGGAGACGAACACGGGACAGGAACCCTGGGGGCTGTACCGAGTACACCACTTCACCAAG GTGGAGATGTTTGGGGTGACAGGCCCTGGGCTGGAGCAGAGCTCACAGCTGCTGGAGGAGTTCCTGTCCCTTCAGATGGAGATCTTGACAGAGCTGGGCTTGCACTTCCG GGTCCTAGATATGCCCACCCAGGAACTGGGCCTCCCCACCTACCGCAAGTTTGACATTGAGGCCTGGATGCCAGGCCGAGGCCACTTTGGAGAG GTCACCAGTGCTTCCAACTGCACAGACTTCCAGAGCCGCCGCCTCCACATCATGTTCCAGACCGAGACTGGGGAGCTGCAGTTTGCCCACACG GTGAACGCCACCGCCTGTGCTGTCCCCCGCCTCCTCATCGCACTCCTGGAGAGTAACCAGCAAAAG GATGGCTCAGTGCTCGTgccccctgccctccagccctACCTCGGCACTGATCGTATCACAGCCCCTACCCACGTGCCTCTCCAGTACATCGGCCCCAACCAGCCCCGGAAGCCTGGGCTGCCTGGCCAGCCTGCTGTAAGCTGA
- the MRPS12 gene encoding small ribosomal subunit protein uS12m: MSWSGLLRGLNTSLTCGPALVPRLWATCSMATLNQMHRLGPPKRPPQKLGPTEGRPQLKGVVLCTFTRKPKKPNSANRKCCRVRLSTGQEAVCFIPGEGHTLQEHQIVLVEGGRTQDLPGVKLTVVRGKYDCGHVQKK, encoded by the exons ATGTCCTGGTCTGGCCTTCTCCGTGGCCTCAACACGTCCCTAACTTGTG gcccagctctggtTCCCCGGCTCTGGGCCACCTGCTCCATGGCTACCCTGAACCAGATGCACCGCCTGGGGCCCCCCAAGCGGCCGCCTCAGAAGCTGGGCCCCACGGAAGGCCGGCCGCAGCTGAAGGGTGTGGTCCTGTGCACGTTCACCCGCAAGCCAAAGAAGCCCAACTCGGCCAATCGCAAGTGCTGTCGAGTGCGGCTCAGCACTGGCCAGGAGGCCGTCTGCTTCATCCCCGGGGAGGGCCACACCCTGCAGGAACACCAGATTGTCCTTGTGGAGGGCGGCCGCACCCAGGACCTGCCAGGTGTCAAGCTCACCGTTGTGCGTGGCAAGTACGACTGTGGCCACGTGCAGAAGAAGTGA
- the FBXO17 gene encoding F-box only protein 17, which produces MGARLSRRRLPADPSLTLDALPPELLVQLLSHVPPRALVTRCRPVCRAWRDIVDGPTVWLLQLARDRSAEGRALYAVAQRCLPSNEDKEEFPLCALARYCLRAPFGRNLIFNSCGEQGFRGWEVEHGGNGWAIEKNLTPVPGAPSQTCFVTSFEWCSKRQLVDLVMEGVWQELLDSAQIEICVADWWGARENCGCVYQLRVRLLDVYEKEVVKFSASPDPVLQWTERGCRQVSHVFTNFGKGIRYVSFEQYGRDVSSWVGHYGALVTHSSVRVRIRLS; this is translated from the exons ATGGGCGCCCGGCTCTCGCGGCGACGGCTGCCGGCGGACCCGTCCCTGACCCTGGACGCGCTGCCCCCGGAGCTGCTGGTGCAGCTGCTGAGCCACGTGCCGCCACGCGCCTTGGTCACGCGATGCCGCCCAGTGTGCCGCGCCTGGCGCGACATAGTGGACGGGCCCACTGTGTGGTTGCTGCAGCTGGCCCGCGACCGCAGCGCCGAGGGCCGCGCACTCTATGCAGTGGCTCAACGCTGCCTGCCCAGCAACGAAGACAAGGAGGAGTTCCCGCTGTGCGCCCTGGCGCGCTACTGTCTGCGAGCGCCCTTCGGCCGCAATCTCATCTTCAACTCCTGCGGAGAGC AGGGCTtcagaggctgggaggtggagcaTGGCGGGAATGGCTGGGCCATAGAAAAGAACCTAACACCGGTGCCTGGGGCTCCTTCGCAGACCTGCTTCGTGACCTCTTTCGA ATGGTGCTCCAAGAGGCAGCTTGTGGACCTGGTGATGGAAGGGGTGTGGCAGGAGCTGCTGGACAGCGCCCAGATTGAGATCTGTGTGGCTGACTG GTGGGGTGCTCGGGAGAACTGCGGCTGCGTCTACCAGCTCCGGGTCCGCCTTCTGGACGTGTATGAAAAGGAAGTGGTCAAGTTCTCAGCCTCACCTGACCCGGTCCTTCAGTGGACTGAGAGGGGCTGCCGACAG GTCTCCCACGTCTTCACCAACTTTGGCAAGGGCATCCGCTACGTATCTTTTGAGCAGTATGGGAGAGACGTGAGTTCCTGGGTGGGGCACTACGGCGCCCTTGTGACCCACTCCAGTGTGAGGGTCAGGATCCGTCTGTCCTAG